Proteins encoded in a region of the Labrus bergylta chromosome 9, fLabBer1.1, whole genome shotgun sequence genome:
- the mgst2 gene encoding microsomal glutathione S-transferase 2 has product MGSNSPFLLAEVTLLSALQMGYLARRVGLSRMAHKVLPPAVTGPPEFERTFRAHQNCVEFYPLFLVTLWTCGMFFNEATAAAAGLVYMIGRQIYFNGYVNSSKKRLPGFFLSLAVLGTLSLLAFLGIMRGILHKYFHIHLD; this is encoded by the exons ATGGGATCAAACTCCCCTTTCCTGTTGGCTGAAGTGACTCTTCTGTCGGCCCTGCAAATGG GTTACCTGGCCCGGCGGGTTGGCTTGTCCAGGATGGCCCATAAAGTCCTGCCTCCTGCTGTGACTGGACCTCCAGAGTTTGAGAGGACTTTCAGAGCACA tcaGAACTGTGTGGAGTTTTACCCTCTCTTCTTGGTCACTCTGTGGACCTGTGGCATGTTCTTCAATGAGGCGACGGCAGCTGCAGCAGGTCTGGTCTACATGATCGGTCGACAGATTTATTTCAACGGATATGTCAATTCCAGCAAGAAAAG GCTACCTGGATTTTTTCTGAGCCTGGCCGTCCTCGGCACTCTGTCCCTGCTGGCTTTTCTTGGAATAATGCGAGGAATATTACACAAATACTTTCACATCCATCTCGACTGA